The proteins below come from a single uncultured Carboxylicivirga sp. genomic window:
- the rfbD gene encoding dTDP-4-dehydrorhamnose reductase codes for MKKILVIGSEGQLGNEIKSLYTQITEAEFTFTTLDTLDVTDNDALINQIKADSYDYIINCTAYTAVDKAESDQELADKINHLALKTIGEVSASIGAKVVHVSTDYVFDGTHFKPYNEDEPTSPNSVYGKTKLQGEIALNNANPESIIIRTSWLYSTHGNNFVKTMLKLGAERDELNVIFDQVGTPTYAADLAKIILHIIKKDITFEIPFQRGVYHYSNEGVCSWYDFTKAIHEIANITCNVKPIESKDYPTAAPRPHYSVLNKTKIKTIYKVDIPYWKDSLKECLSQISQ; via the coding sequence ATGAAGAAAATTCTTGTTATAGGTTCAGAAGGACAATTAGGAAATGAAATTAAGAGTTTATATACTCAAATAACAGAAGCTGAATTCACCTTCACTACACTTGATACACTTGACGTAACTGATAATGATGCTTTAATCAATCAAATCAAGGCTGATTCATACGATTATATTATTAATTGTACTGCTTACACTGCTGTAGACAAAGCTGAGAGTGATCAGGAATTAGCGGATAAAATTAATCACTTGGCTTTAAAAACAATTGGAGAAGTATCTGCCTCTATTGGAGCTAAAGTTGTTCATGTATCCACTGATTATGTTTTTGACGGAACTCATTTCAAACCTTATAATGAGGATGAGCCAACTTCGCCTAACTCAGTGTATGGAAAGACAAAACTTCAAGGTGAAATAGCGCTTAACAATGCTAATCCTGAATCGATTATAATCCGTACTTCATGGTTATATTCCACACATGGTAACAACTTTGTAAAAACCATGCTAAAACTGGGAGCCGAAAGAGATGAGCTAAATGTGATCTTCGATCAGGTGGGAACACCTACCTATGCTGCAGATTTAGCTAAAATCATTCTTCATATTATAAAAAAAGACATTACTTTTGAAATCCCTTTTCAGCGTGGCGTTTATCATTATAGTAACGAAGGTGTTTGTTCGTGGTACGATTTTACTAAAGCAATACACGAAATAGCAAATATTACCTGTAATGTAAAACCTATCGAAAGCAAGGATTATCCTACTGCTGCTCCTAGGCCTCATTATAGTGTATTGAATAAAACCAAAATCAAAACTATCTATAAGGTAGATATTCCATACTGGAAAGACAGTTTAAAGGAATGTTTATCTCAAATTAGTCAGTAA
- the rfbA gene encoding glucose-1-phosphate thymidylyltransferase RfbA, whose product MAKRKGIVLAGGSGTRLYPATKSISKQIIPVYDKPMIYYPLSVLMLADIQEILIISTPHDLPLYKNLFGDGSDLGIQLSYAEQPSPDGLAQAFIIGEEFIGDSDVAMILGDNIFYSYGFSETLSKVNKVEDAAVVFGYYVTDPERYGVAEFDSTGIVTSIEEKPENPKSDYAVTGLYFYPNDVVEKAKGLKPSKRGELEITDLNMLYLNEKRLQLTKLGRGTAWLDTGTHDSLLQASNFISTIENRQGLKVACLEEIAYLKGYINREQLLKLAEPLKKNEYGQYLIRLAK is encoded by the coding sequence ATGGCAAAAAGAAAAGGAATTGTATTAGCAGGAGGCTCTGGAACACGCTTATATCCAGCAACAAAAAGCATATCAAAACAAATAATACCTGTTTATGATAAGCCGATGATTTATTACCCATTATCTGTTTTAATGTTGGCTGACATACAGGAAATACTTATTATCAGTACACCTCACGATCTACCTTTATATAAAAACTTATTTGGCGATGGTTCTGATTTAGGCATACAATTAAGTTATGCCGAACAACCATCACCTGATGGTCTTGCTCAGGCATTTATAATCGGCGAAGAATTTATTGGAGACAGCGATGTAGCAATGATATTAGGTGACAACATTTTCTATAGCTATGGCTTTAGTGAGACATTATCTAAAGTAAACAAAGTTGAAGATGCTGCTGTTGTTTTTGGCTATTATGTAACCGATCCTGAGAGATATGGCGTAGCTGAATTCGATAGCACAGGAATAGTAACTTCCATTGAAGAAAAACCTGAGAATCCAAAATCAGATTATGCCGTTACCGGTTTATACTTTTATCCCAACGACGTAGTCGAAAAAGCAAAAGGGCTGAAACCTTCCAAACGAGGAGAACTGGAAATCACTGATTTAAATATGTTGTATCTAAACGAAAAAAGATTACAATTAACCAAATTAGGTAGAGGAACAGCATGGCTTGACACCGGAACTCACGACAGCTTATTACAAGCTAGCAATTTCATCTCTACAATTGAAAACAGACAAGGATTAAAAGTAGCTTGTTTGGAAGAAATTGCCTATTTAAAAGGATATATCAATCGCGAACAATTATTAAAATTAGCTGAACCGTTAAAGAAAAATGAATACGGTCAGTATTTAATCAGATTGGCTAAATAG
- a CDS encoding phospho-sugar mutase, with product MQKDVLNSVVEKAQSWLDGAYDEETKSAIKKMMEEEDKTALIDSFYKDLEFGTGGLRGIMGPGSNRMNRYTVGAATQGLANYINKEFADLNEKSVVIGHDCRNNSRLFAEVVADIFSANGIKAYLFEDLRPTPEISYAIRQLGCQSGVIITASHNPKAYNGYKAYWNDGAQLTAPHDTNVIDEVNKITSVETIKFDGNKELIEILGEDMDNRFLDQVQSLVLDQEVINRNKDLKIVYSPIHGTGVKMIPEALKRCGFENVINVPEQDVVSGDFPTVVSPNPEEPAALEMAINKANETDADIVMASDPDSDRLGIAVRNEKGEFVLVNGNQTATLLTWYILKKWKEQGRLTGKEFIVKTIVTSELIKEIAVKSEVEYFDVYTGFKWIAKVIRDLEGKKKYICGGEESYGFLPGDYVRDKDAVAAITITAEIAAWAKDNGKSLYEVLQDIYMEYGFSKEKMIYIVREGKSGADEIKQIMKDFRTTPPVTLGGDKVSIIKDYSKLNAQYVLEGKDEAIDLPGTSDVLQFFTEKGYKVSVRPSGTEPKIKFYFEVQVPMNSKDEFYSANEKADEIIAAIVKDLGI from the coding sequence ATGCAAAAAGACGTATTAAACTCAGTAGTAGAAAAAGCACAATCCTGGTTGGACGGAGCTTATGATGAAGAGACAAAAAGCGCCATCAAAAAAATGATGGAAGAAGAAGATAAAACCGCTCTTATTGATTCTTTTTATAAAGATCTAGAATTCGGAACAGGTGGTTTACGTGGTATTATGGGCCCCGGATCAAACCGTATGAATCGTTATACTGTTGGTGCAGCTACTCAAGGATTAGCAAATTATATTAATAAAGAATTTGCTGACTTAAATGAGAAAAGTGTTGTTATTGGACATGATTGTCGTAATAACAGCCGCCTTTTTGCTGAAGTAGTAGCTGATATATTTAGTGCTAATGGTATTAAAGCATACTTGTTTGAAGACTTACGTCCTACTCCTGAAATTTCTTATGCTATTCGTCAGTTAGGTTGTCAAAGTGGTGTTATTATCACAGCTTCTCACAACCCTAAAGCATATAATGGTTACAAAGCATATTGGAACGATGGAGCTCAGTTAACAGCACCGCATGACACTAATGTAATCGACGAAGTGAACAAAATCACTTCAGTTGAAACCATTAAATTCGATGGAAATAAAGAGTTGATTGAGATTCTAGGTGAAGATATGGATAACCGCTTCCTTGACCAGGTTCAATCGTTGGTTTTAGATCAGGAAGTAATTAACCGTAACAAAGATCTTAAAATTGTTTACTCTCCTATCCACGGAACAGGTGTAAAAATGATACCTGAAGCATTAAAACGTTGTGGATTTGAGAATGTAATAAACGTACCTGAACAAGATGTTGTGAGTGGCGATTTTCCAACCGTTGTTTCTCCAAACCCGGAAGAACCAGCAGCATTGGAAATGGCTATTAACAAAGCAAACGAAACTGATGCTGATATTGTAATGGCATCAGACCCTGATAGTGATCGCCTGGGTATTGCAGTACGTAACGAAAAAGGAGAATTTGTTTTGGTTAATGGTAACCAAACAGCAACCTTATTAACATGGTACATCCTTAAAAAGTGGAAAGAACAAGGCCGCTTAACAGGTAAAGAATTCATCGTTAAAACAATTGTTACTTCTGAGTTAATTAAAGAAATAGCTGTTAAAAGCGAAGTTGAGTACTTTGATGTTTACACCGGTTTTAAATGGATTGCTAAAGTAATTCGCGATTTAGAAGGTAAGAAAAAATACATCTGTGGTGGTGAAGAATCATACGGATTTTTACCTGGTGATTACGTAAGAGACAAAGATGCTGTTGCAGCCATTACAATTACTGCCGAAATTGCAGCATGGGCAAAAGACAATGGTAAATCGTTATACGAAGTACTTCAGGACATTTATATGGAATACGGATTCTCGAAAGAGAAAATGATTTACATTGTTCGCGAAGGAAAAAGTGGTGCCGATGAAATCAAACAAATTATGAAAGATTTCAGAACTACACCTCCAGTTACTTTAGGCGGAGATAAAGTAAGCATCATTAAAGATTACTCGAAACTGAATGCTCAATACGTATTGGAAGGAAAAGATGAGGCAATTGATTTGCCAGGCACTTCAGATGTACTTCAATTCTTTACTGAAAAAGGATACAAAGTTTCAGTGCGTCCTTCTGGAACTGAGCCTAAAATCAAATTCTATTTTGAAGTTCAGGTTCCTATGAACAGTAAAGATGAATTTTATTCAGCTAATGAAAAAGCAGATGAAATTATTGCTGCTATCGTAAAAGACTTAGGAATTTAA
- a CDS encoding UDP-glucose/GDP-mannose dehydrogenase family protein — MKISIIGTGYVGLVTGTCFSDTGINVTCVDIDEKKIENLKQGIIPIYEPGLDRMVLSNVDKERLHFTTDIKESLQQAEAVFIAVGTPPGEDGSADLSHVLAVAREIGKHITNHIVVVTKSTVPIGTAKKVKAAVQDEIEKRGVQVEFDVASNPEFLKEGNAIEDFLKPDRIVVGIESEKAEKIMQKLYKPFTLNGHPILFMDIPSAEMTKYAANAMLATKISFMNDIANLCEIVGADVSNVRRGIGSDSRIGNKFIYAGAGYGGSCFPKDVKAIIKTAQQYNYRLRLLESVEDVNNDQKKVLVKKILSHFGDIKGKTFAMWGLSFKPQTDDMREAPSVVIANALIEAGAKVKAYDPVAEEEAQKILGDSIEYGKDQYDALIDADALILITEWPEFRIPNFKVMEKLMNEKVIFDGRNIYDPAEMKENGFAYYGIGR, encoded by the coding sequence ATGAAAATTTCAATTATAGGAACCGGTTATGTTGGTTTAGTTACAGGAACATGTTTTTCTGATACTGGAATCAATGTTACTTGTGTTGATATAGACGAGAAAAAAATCGAGAATCTCAAGCAAGGTATAATTCCAATATACGAACCAGGCTTAGATAGAATGGTTTTATCAAATGTTGATAAAGAACGTTTACATTTTACTACTGATATTAAAGAAAGTCTTCAGCAAGCCGAAGCTGTTTTTATTGCTGTTGGTACCCCTCCGGGTGAAGACGGGAGTGCAGATCTTAGCCATGTGTTAGCTGTAGCTCGCGAAATTGGGAAACACATCACTAATCATATTGTGGTAGTAACAAAAAGTACTGTACCTATTGGCACCGCCAAAAAAGTAAAAGCCGCTGTTCAAGACGAAATTGAGAAAAGAGGAGTTCAGGTAGAATTCGACGTTGCATCAAACCCTGAATTTTTGAAAGAAGGTAATGCAATTGAAGATTTCCTTAAGCCCGACCGTATTGTTGTTGGAATTGAATCGGAAAAAGCTGAGAAAATTATGCAAAAGCTATACAAGCCATTCACTCTCAACGGACATCCAATTTTGTTTATGGATATCCCATCTGCAGAAATGACGAAATACGCTGCCAATGCCATGTTAGCTACTAAAATCAGTTTTATGAACGACATCGCTAATCTATGCGAAATTGTTGGAGCAGATGTTTCTAATGTGCGTCGAGGTATTGGTTCCGACTCCAGAATCGGTAACAAATTTATTTATGCTGGTGCAGGATACGGTGGTTCATGCTTCCCTAAAGATGTGAAAGCGATTATAAAAACAGCTCAACAATACAATTATCGCCTAAGGTTATTAGAATCGGTTGAGGATGTTAATAATGATCAAAAGAAAGTGCTTGTTAAGAAAATTTTGAGTCATTTTGGTGATATCAAAGGAAAAACATTTGCTATGTGGGGATTATCATTCAAGCCGCAAACTGATGATATGCGAGAAGCTCCATCGGTAGTGATAGCTAATGCATTAATTGAAGCAGGTGCAAAAGTAAAAGCATACGATCCTGTTGCTGAAGAAGAAGCTCAAAAAATATTGGGTGATTCAATCGAATATGGAAAAGATCAATACGATGCTTTAATAGATGCTGATGCTCTTATCCTAATTACAGAATGGCCTGAATTCAGAATTCCTAACTTTAAAGTGATGGAAAAATTAATGAATGAGAAGGTTATTTTTGATGGACGTAATATTTACGATCCTGCAGAAATGAAAGAAAATGGATTTGCCTACTATGGCATAGGAAGATAA
- a CDS encoding UDP-glucuronic acid decarboxylase family protein: MKKRVLITGGAGFIGSHLCERLLDEGNEVICMDNYFTGAKENIVHLLDNPYFELIRHDVTHPYFIEVDEIYNLACPASPVHYQYNSIKTIKTSVMGAINMLGLAKRIKARILQASTSEVYGDPLIHPQPESYWGNVNPIGIRSCYDEGKRCAESLFMNYHEQNNVDIKIIRIFNTYGPKMNPEDGRVVSNFIVQALLGEDITIFGDGKQTRSFQYVDDLVEGMTRMMGSGKDFIGPVNLGNPHEFTMIELASLVLELTNSKSKLTYQPLPADDPTQRQPDISLAKKELNNWEPKVQLKEGLTKTIEHFDSLLKNGWTRK; the protein is encoded by the coding sequence ATGAAAAAAAGAGTTTTAATTACAGGTGGAGCCGGATTTATTGGTTCTCACTTATGTGAAAGGCTACTAGATGAAGGCAATGAAGTAATTTGTATGGATAACTACTTTACAGGTGCCAAAGAAAACATTGTCCATCTGCTTGACAATCCATACTTCGAATTAATTCGTCATGATGTTACACATCCATATTTTATTGAAGTTGATGAAATTTACAACTTGGCTTGTCCTGCTTCACCAGTTCACTACCAGTATAATTCCATCAAAACAATTAAAACATCTGTAATGGGCGCAATTAATATGCTTGGTTTAGCCAAACGTATTAAAGCCAGAATTCTACAAGCATCAACAAGTGAAGTTTATGGTGATCCGTTAATTCATCCACAACCAGAATCTTATTGGGGCAATGTTAATCCTATAGGCATTCGCTCTTGTTACGATGAAGGAAAAAGATGTGCTGAAAGCCTTTTTATGAATTACCATGAACAAAATAATGTTGATATTAAAATCATCCGCATTTTTAATACCTATGGCCCCAAAATGAATCCTGAAGATGGACGAGTAGTATCCAATTTTATTGTTCAGGCTCTATTAGGTGAAGATATTACAATATTTGGAGATGGTAAACAAACCAGAAGCTTTCAATACGTTGACGATTTGGTTGAAGGCATGACTCGAATGATGGGATCTGGTAAAGACTTCATTGGACCGGTTAATCTAGGTAATCCTCATGAATTTACAATGATTGAACTTGCCAGCCTGGTTCTTGAATTAACAAACTCTAAATCGAAGTTGACATATCAACCATTACCTGCTGATGACCCAACTCAACGTCAACCGGATATCTCGCTTGCTAAAAAAGAGCTTAATAATTGGGAACCAAAAGTACAACTCAAAGAAGGACTAACTAAAACGATAGAACATTTCGACAGCTTACTTAAAAACGGCTGGACAAGAAAGTAA
- the rpsA gene encoding 30S ribosomal protein S1: MAEEKENVQEPVENTPEVKETPVANVPSDDFDWDSYEAGDVVGAGASKEELAKMYDETLSTISEKEVIEGEVIALTKREVVINIGFKSDGIVSRNEFRYNPELKVGDKVEVYVESQEDKKGQLVLSHKKARALRSWDRVNEALDNDEVIKGYIKCRTKGGMIVDVFGIEAFLPGSQIDVKPIRDYDMYVGKTMEFKVVKINPEFKNVVVSHKALIEAELEQQKKDIISKLEKGQVLEGTVKNITSYGVFIDLGGVDGLIHITDLSWGRVTHPEEIVQLDQKLNVVILDFDDEKKRIALGLKQLTAHPWDSLDAELKVGDVVKGKVVVMADYGAFVEIAPGVEGLIHVSEMSWSQHLRSAQDFLKVGDDVEAMVLTLDRDERKMSLGIKQLKADPWEKIEEKYAVGTKHKANVRNFTNFGVFVEIEEGIDGLIHISDLSWTKKIKHPAEFTAIGEEIDVVVLEIDKENRRLSLGHKQLEENPWDVFESIFTVDSVHEGTIVDIFDKGAVIALQYGVEGFATPRHLVKEDGAQAKVDEKLEFKVIEFNKAAKRIILSHSRIFEDVQKDEEVAVKKAQTKATKKGVKKLNDNLEKTTLGDISELAALKDQLEADEKSSKE, translated from the coding sequence ATGGCAGAAGAAAAAGAAAACGTTCAGGAACCTGTTGAAAACACTCCTGAAGTTAAAGAAACTCCTGTAGCTAATGTTCCTTCAGATGATTTTGATTGGGATAGCTATGAAGCTGGAGATGTAGTTGGTGCTGGTGCATCAAAAGAAGAATTGGCAAAAATGTATGACGAAACTCTTTCAACAATTTCTGAAAAAGAAGTTATCGAAGGAGAAGTTATCGCATTAACAAAACGTGAAGTTGTTATCAACATCGGTTTTAAATCAGACGGTATAGTTAGCCGTAACGAATTTCGTTATAACCCTGAATTAAAAGTTGGCGATAAAGTAGAAGTTTACGTTGAAAGTCAAGAAGACAAAAAAGGACAATTAGTTCTTTCACACAAGAAAGCAAGAGCATTACGTTCTTGGGATCGCGTAAACGAAGCTTTAGATAACGATGAAGTTATCAAAGGTTACATCAAATGTCGTACTAAAGGTGGTATGATTGTAGACGTATTTGGAATCGAGGCTTTCTTGCCAGGATCTCAAATTGATGTTAAGCCTATTCGTGATTACGATATGTATGTAGGTAAAACTATGGAATTTAAAGTGGTTAAAATTAACCCAGAATTCAAAAACGTAGTTGTATCTCACAAAGCACTTATTGAAGCTGAACTTGAGCAACAGAAAAAAGATATTATTTCTAAGCTTGAAAAAGGTCAGGTTCTTGAAGGAACCGTTAAAAACATCACTTCTTACGGTGTATTTATCGACCTTGGTGGCGTAGACGGATTGATTCACATTACTGACCTTTCTTGGGGTCGTGTGACTCACCCAGAAGAAATTGTTCAATTGGATCAGAAATTGAACGTTGTAATTCTTGACTTCGATGATGAGAAGAAACGAATTGCATTAGGTTTAAAACAATTAACTGCTCACCCTTGGGATTCATTGGATGCCGAGCTTAAAGTAGGTGATGTTGTTAAAGGAAAAGTGGTTGTTATGGCTGACTATGGTGCATTTGTTGAGATTGCTCCAGGTGTAGAAGGTTTGATCCACGTTTCAGAAATGTCATGGTCTCAGCACTTACGCAGCGCTCAAGATTTCTTGAAAGTTGGCGACGATGTAGAAGCTATGGTACTAACATTAGATCGCGACGAGCGTAAGATGTCTCTTGGTATTAAGCAATTGAAAGCTGATCCATGGGAAAAAATCGAAGAGAAATATGCAGTTGGAACTAAGCACAAAGCAAACGTTCGTAACTTCACTAACTTCGGTGTATTCGTAGAAATTGAAGAAGGAATTGACGGATTAATCCACATTTCTGACTTATCATGGACTAAGAAAATTAAACACCCAGCAGAATTTACTGCAATAGGTGAAGAAATTGACGTTGTAGTTCTTGAAATCGACAAAGAAAATCGTCGTTTGAGCTTAGGACATAAACAACTTGAAGAAAATCCATGGGATGTATTCGAATCAATCTTTACTGTAGATTCAGTTCATGAAGGTACTATCGTTGATATTTTCGACAAAGGTGCTGTAATTGCTCTTCAGTATGGTGTTGAAGGATTCGCTACTCCACGTCACCTTGTAAAAGAAGACGGAGCTCAGGCTAAAGTTGATGAAAAACTTGAATTTAAAGTGATTGAATTCAACAAAGCTGCTAAACGTATTATTCTTTCTCACTCTCGGATTTTCGAAGACGTTCAGAAAGATGAAGAAGTAGCAGTTAAAAAAGCTCAAACTAAAGCTACTAAAAAAGGTGTGAAGAAGTTGAATGATAACTTAGAAAAAACTACTTTAGGAGATATTTCTGAATTGGCTGCATTGAAAGA
- the rfbC gene encoding dTDP-4-dehydrorhamnose 3,5-epimerase, whose translation MEIKKTHIPGLIIIQPQVFNDDRGFFYESYNESRYFENEVLPHFVQDNISKSSYGTVRGLHYQLAPFAQSKLVQVLEGKVLDVAVDLRKKSPTYGQYYSIELTAENKTQFFIPQGFAHGFSVLSETAIFMYKCDNYYNRGAERGLAHNDPDLNIDWQIPHDKRIISQKDQILPVLKEAEHNFV comes from the coding sequence ATGGAAATAAAAAAAACGCATATACCTGGTTTAATTATTATTCAACCTCAGGTATTTAATGATGATCGTGGATTCTTTTATGAATCATATAACGAAAGTAGATATTTCGAAAATGAGGTTCTCCCCCATTTTGTTCAAGATAACATTTCAAAATCTAGTTACGGTACAGTTCGCGGACTACATTATCAGTTAGCCCCTTTTGCTCAATCAAAACTAGTGCAGGTACTTGAAGGAAAAGTTTTGGATGTAGCAGTTGACCTTAGAAAAAAATCTCCAACTTACGGTCAATATTATTCAATAGAATTAACTGCAGAAAATAAAACTCAATTCTTCATTCCACAGGGATTTGCCCATGGCTTTTCTGTTTTAAGCGAAACTGCTATTTTCATGTATAAATGTGATAATTATTATAATCGTGGGGCTGAAAGAGGATTAGCTCATAACGACCCTGATTTAAATATTGATTGGCAAATTCCTCATGACAAAAGAATTATCTCTCAGAAAGATCAAATTTTGCCAGTACTGAAAGAAGCAGAACACAACTTTGTATAA